A stretch of Clostridium sp. BJN0001 DNA encodes these proteins:
- a CDS encoding VirD4-like conjugal transfer protein, CD1115 family encodes MKNDSKKLVILNIPYVLIFYLGDKISYLYRGASGNNILDKVSWTIINLSRAFKTFLPSLNTFDVIAGIIAAVIVKLFIYFKGKNAKKFRKGVEYGSARWGTVEDIKPYMDKDYKNNVILTETESLTMNSRPSLPKYARNKNVLVIGGSGSGKTRFYVKPNLMQMHSSYVVTDPKGTVLVECGILLQKGKYKIKVLNTINFKKSMHYNPFAYIRGEKDILKLVNTIIANTKGEGNQSTEDFWVKAEKLYYTALIAYIWYEAPEEEKNFIMLLELINASEAREDDEDFKNPVDMLFDRLEEKEPEHFAIKQYKKYKLAAGKTAKSILISCGARLAPFDIKELRELMEYDELELDMLGDRKTAMFVIISDTDDTFNFIVAMMYTQMFNLLCDKADDVYGGRLPVHVRCLIDEFANIGKIPKFEKLIATIRSREISASIILQSQSQLKAIYKDDADTIVGNCDTTLFLGGKEKTTLKEISEILGKETIDLYNTSENRGREKTYGLSYQKLGKELMSQDEIAVMDGGKCILQLRGVRPFFSSKFDITKHRRYKYLADYDKKNAFNIEKYLSRNLKVRQDDTVDVYNID; translated from the coding sequence GTGAAGAACGATAGTAAAAAGTTAGTAATTTTAAATATTCCCTATGTTCTAATATTTTATTTAGGTGACAAAATAAGCTATCTTTACAGGGGAGCATCTGGAAATAATATATTAGATAAAGTATCATGGACAATTATAAATTTAAGCAGAGCATTTAAGACCTTTTTGCCAAGCTTAAATACTTTTGATGTAATAGCAGGAATAATCGCAGCTGTTATTGTTAAGCTTTTTATATATTTTAAGGGTAAAAATGCAAAGAAATTTAGGAAGGGTGTTGAATATGGTTCGGCTAGGTGGGGAACTGTAGAGGACATTAAGCCGTATATGGATAAAGATTATAAAAATAATGTAATACTTACAGAAACAGAAAGTCTTACAATGAATAGTAGACCGTCACTGCCTAAATATGCAAGAAATAAAAATGTACTTGTTATTGGAGGTTCTGGAAGTGGTAAAACTAGATTTTATGTAAAGCCTAATTTAATGCAGATGCATTCATCTTATGTAGTTACAGATCCAAAGGGAACAGTATTAGTTGAATGTGGCATACTATTACAAAAAGGGAAGTATAAAATTAAGGTATTAAATACAATTAACTTCAAAAAGTCTATGCATTACAATCCTTTCGCCTATATTAGAGGTGAAAAAGATATTTTAAAGCTTGTAAATACCATTATTGCAAATACAAAAGGTGAAGGAAACCAGAGCACAGAGGACTTCTGGGTAAAGGCAGAAAAACTGTATTATACAGCACTTATAGCTTATATATGGTATGAAGCACCTGAGGAAGAAAAAAATTTTATTATGCTTCTAGAACTTATTAACGCATCAGAAGCGAGAGAAGACGATGAAGATTTTAAAAATCCAGTAGATATGCTATTCGATAGGCTTGAAGAAAAAGAACCAGAACATTTTGCAATAAAGCAGTATAAAAAGTACAAGCTTGCAGCAGGAAAAACTGCCAAAAGCATTTTAATTTCATGTGGGGCAAGGCTTGCACCATTTGATATTAAGGAATTAAGAGAATTAATGGAATATGATGAACTAGAACTTGATATGCTAGGAGATAGAAAGACAGCAATGTTTGTTATTATTTCAGATACAGATGACACCTTCAATTTTATTGTAGCAATGATGTACACACAGATGTTTAATCTTCTGTGTGATAAGGCAGATGATGTTTATGGTGGAAGACTTCCAGTTCATGTGAGGTGTCTTATTGATGAATTCGCAAACATTGGAAAGATACCTAAATTTGAAAAGTTAATAGCTACTATAAGAAGTCGTGAAATATCGGCTTCTATTATTTTGCAGTCACAATCACAGCTTAAGGCAATTTATAAGGATGATGCAGATACTATTGTAGGAAACTGTGATACTACATTATTTTTAGGAGGAAAAGAAAAAACAACATTAAAAGAAATATCAGAAATTTTAGGAAAGGAGACCATAGATTTATATAATACTTCTGAAAATAGAGGAAGAGAAAAGACTTATGGACTGAGTTATCAGAAACTTGGAAAGGAGCTGATGAGCCAAGATGAAATAGCAGTAATGGATGGAGGAAAATGCATACTTCAGCTTAGAGGTGTGAGACCATTTTTCTCAAGTAAATTTGATATTACAAAACATAGAAGGTATAAATACTTAGCAGATTATGATAAGAAAAATGCCTTTAATATTGAAAAATATCTAAGTAGAAATTTAAAAGTAAGACAGGATGATACAGTTGACGTATACAATATTGATTAA
- a CDS encoding PcfB family protein, with product MHEEVNQKTIALTVKTAKLTASVLKNALEKFLQAQKNKDNKHYKGKQSVKHLVGQNAGVSNIEITDGNIKSFEKIAKKYSVDFAVKKDKTETPPKYIIFFKSRDVDVLTQAFKEYVHKEMKLKEKPSIKKQLNEYREIIKNNLMKDKVKKKDRGLER from the coding sequence TTGCATGAAGAAGTAAACCAAAAGACAATAGCCTTGACAGTTAAGACAGCAAAACTTACAGCATCAGTTTTGAAGAATGCTTTAGAAAAATTTTTGCAGGCACAGAAAAATAAAGACAATAAGCATTATAAAGGAAAGCAGTCTGTTAAGCATTTAGTTGGACAAAATGCTGGAGTTTCTAATATTGAGATTACAGATGGTAACATTAAGTCTTTTGAGAAAATTGCTAAAAAATATAGTGTGGATTTTGCAGTCAAAAAGGATAAAACAGAAACACCACCTAAATATATTATCTTTTTTAAAAGCAGGGATGTAGATGTATTAACACAAGCTTTTAAGGAATATGTTCATAAGGAAATGAAACTAAAAGAAAAGCCTTCAATAAAGAAGCAGCTGAATGAATATAGGGAAATAATAAAAAATAACTTAATGAAAGACAAAGTCAAAAAGAAGGACAGGGGGCTTGAAAGGTGA